In one window of Miscanthus floridulus cultivar M001 chromosome 12, ASM1932011v1, whole genome shotgun sequence DNA:
- the LOC136497985 gene encoding uncharacterized protein — MPIASSSPPHYSRRDADTSSARARSAASASSSPAALPAPTMSYGHASRHRGGGMPATTVLAAKVALASAALAAAASLACLAVPRLVSVAGAVLPRAWAVARLWLVPPYIFVTVHLIILVIWKLSDHRHFQQAAQQHKDPWPVAQHTPPPAAVHGHAAEVAAAAAPAVKAKEDFGSPAGYGEPLEAEFSPDSGGGESCVTTESDEDASSSPSPSSYVADVRRSLAPAQERAVLLEREPSLPSQAVDADGDDDLDATWNAIMQKTRPAAPPPTQHQQPPQQRPPPPRARDPSVGAEEMNRRFDDFIKKNRNSFGRQ, encoded by the coding sequence ATGCCCAtcgcctcctcctctcctccccatTACTCACGACGCGACGCCGACACCAGCTCAGCTCGCGCTCGTtcggccgcctccgcctcctcctcccctgcCGCTCTGCCAGCACCCACCATGTCATACGGCCACGCCTCGCGGCACCGCGGCGGGGGCATGCCCGCCACGACGGTGCTCGCGGCGAAGGTGGCCCTGGCGTCCGCGGCGCTGGCCGCGGCCGCGTCCCTGGCGTGCCTCGCCGTCCCGCGCCTCGTGTCCGTGGCCGGCGCCGTGCTCCCGCGCGCCTGGGCCGTCGCGCGCCTCTGGCTCGTCCCGCCCTACATCTTCGTCACCGTGCACCTCATCATCCTCGTCATCTGGAAGCTCTCCGACCACAGGCACTTCCAGCAGGCCGCCCAGCAGCACAAGGACCCCTGGCCGGTCGCGCAGCACACTCCGCCGCCGGCCGCTGTCCACGGCCACGCCGCGGAGGTGGCGGCCGCCGCCGCACCGGCCGTCAAGGCCAAGGAGGACTTCGGCTCCCCGGCAGGGTACGGCGAGCCCCTGGAGGCCGAGTTCTCCCCGGACTCCGGTGGTGGCGAGTCCTGCGTCACCACGGAGTCCGACGAGGATGCCTCTTCTTCGCCTTCCCCGTCGTCCTACGTCGCGGACGTGCGGCGTAGCCTGGCGCCGGCGCAGGAGCGCGCCGTCCTCCTGGAGCGGGAGCCCTCGCTGCCGTCGCAGGCCGTGGACGCCGACGGCGACGACGATCTGGACGCCACGTGGAACGCCATCATGCAGAAGACGCGCCCCGCTGCTccccctcccacgcagcatcaGCAACCGCCGCAGCAGCGTCCGCCTCCGCCGAGGGCCCGGGACCCGTCGGTCGGCGCGGAGGAGATGAACCGCCGGTTCGACGACTTCATCAAGAAGAACCGCAACTCCTTCGGCCGGCAATAG